The following proteins are encoded in a genomic region of Armatimonadota bacterium:
- a CDS encoding ABC transporter ATP-binding protein, producing MLAVNNIEVVYWGTILVLKGVSLTVPAGRITALIGANGAGKTTTLKAISGLVRLERGEVTRGAIEFEGRRIENRLPEEVARLGIVMVREGRRLFEELSAEENLLVGAALHRGARAREGLELVYTYFPRLRERRRVRAGYLSGGEQQMLAIGCAMMARPRLLLLDEPSLGLAPIVAREIFELVRRLNAQEGVTILLVEQNAHMALQLATYGYVMENGKIVLDGAAERLREDADVKEFYLGMSHAGRRRYTEVKSYKRRKRWLA from the coding sequence ATGCTCGCGGTGAACAACATCGAGGTCGTCTACTGGGGGACCATCCTCGTCCTCAAGGGGGTCTCCCTGACCGTCCCCGCCGGCCGGATCACCGCCCTCATCGGGGCGAACGGCGCCGGCAAGACCACGACCCTCAAGGCCATCTCGGGGCTCGTCCGGCTGGAGCGGGGTGAGGTGACCCGCGGGGCGATCGAGTTCGAGGGGCGGCGCATCGAGAACCGCCTGCCCGAGGAGGTGGCCCGCCTGGGCATCGTCATGGTGCGCGAGGGGCGCCGCCTCTTCGAGGAGCTGAGCGCGGAGGAGAACCTGCTGGTGGGCGCGGCCCTGCACCGCGGCGCGCGGGCACGCGAGGGCCTCGAGCTCGTCTACACGTACTTCCCGCGCCTGCGCGAGCGCCGGCGCGTGCGCGCGGGCTACCTCTCCGGCGGGGAGCAGCAGATGCTGGCCATCGGCTGCGCCATGATGGCCCGCCCGCGCCTGCTCCTCCTCGACGAGCCCAGCCTGGGTCTGGCGCCCATCGTGGCCCGGGAGATCTTCGAGCTGGTGCGCCGCCTCAACGCGCAGGAAGGCGTGACGATCCTCCTGGTCGAGCAGAACGCCCACATGGCCCTGCAGCTCGCCACCTACGGCTACGTGATGGAGAACGGCAAGATCGTGCTGGACGGGGCGGCCGAGCGGCTGCGCGAGGACGCCGACGTCAAGGAGTTCTACCTGGGGATGAGCCACGCCGGCCGGCGCCGCTACACGGAGGTGAAGAGCTACAAGCGGCGGAAGCGCTGGCTGGCTTGA
- a CDS encoding glycogen debranching N-terminal domain-containing protein, with product MPVRIQLGPPHIALAEGSSLFVTAPDGSIEPGKEQGFFVQDTRLLSRYRLRIGRRNWLLVSSAPVTHYSAQLFFVNPGLETPQGIVRQQTLALTVERTLRGGVHEDLELLNYGARPVTIPFAVEAACDFADLFEVRGLHVPYRRTVHATVAADGGRPELRWTYEREDFRRGLRLVVARSDTPPRPAPGRLAWEVTLAPRERWQACLHLIPVLGTEAIPGPETCHGTLLDELEERRSRWYRSVAGCETPNDDVRHAYRQAVDDITVLRLTAADSPVEHSVVAAGIPWFATLFGRDSLIISLQTLPVTRQFAPAVLRQLGALQATTVDDWRDAQPGKILHEVRHGELAHFHEIPHTPYYGTADATPLYLITLHETYRWLGDLDLVRELLPVAERALAWVDRYGDLDGDGFQEYKRRSPRGIRHQGWKDSGQGVVHADGSNVEPPVALVELQGYVYDAKRRMAELYEALERPDDAERLRQEAAALRERFAKFYWWPEEETFYFALDGEKRPVRSVVSNAGHALWSAIARPDHARGVVRRLMAPDMFSGWGLRTLSALHPAFNPFAYQVGAIWPHDNSLIALGFKRYGFVAEALQVAQGIFDAAAFFQSHQLPELFAGLPRGPRSFPVQYLEANIPQGWAAGSVFLLLRMILGLRADAPRQRLLLHPTLPPWLPRLRLTRLRLGRARFDLEAWRDGEATRWALEVHEGTVEAVEVPWSPEEV from the coding sequence ATGCCGGTCCGCATCCAGCTCGGCCCGCCGCACATCGCGCTGGCGGAAGGGAGCAGCCTCTTCGTCACCGCCCCCGACGGCTCCATCGAGCCGGGCAAGGAGCAGGGCTTCTTCGTCCAGGACACCCGCCTGCTCTCCCGCTACCGGCTCCGCATCGGCCGGCGCAACTGGCTCCTCGTCTCCTCGGCCCCCGTCACCCACTACTCGGCCCAGCTCTTCTTCGTGAACCCGGGGCTGGAGACGCCGCAGGGCATCGTCCGACAGCAGACGCTGGCCCTCACCGTGGAGCGGACCCTGCGCGGCGGCGTGCACGAGGACCTGGAGCTGCTGAACTACGGGGCCCGGCCGGTGACGATCCCCTTCGCCGTGGAGGCGGCCTGCGACTTCGCCGACCTCTTCGAGGTGCGCGGGCTGCACGTCCCCTACCGGCGGACGGTGCACGCCACCGTGGCCGCCGACGGCGGCCGCCCCGAGCTGCGCTGGACCTACGAGCGGGAGGACTTCCGCCGGGGGCTGCGCCTGGTGGTGGCGCGCAGCGACACCCCGCCCCGCCCCGCGCCGGGGCGCCTGGCCTGGGAGGTGACCCTGGCCCCCCGGGAGCGGTGGCAGGCCTGCCTCCACCTCATCCCCGTCCTGGGGACGGAGGCCATCCCCGGCCCGGAGACCTGCCACGGCACGCTGCTGGACGAGCTGGAGGAGCGCCGCTCCCGCTGGTACCGCTCGGTGGCGGGCTGCGAGACCCCCAACGACGACGTGCGCCACGCCTACCGGCAGGCGGTGGACGACATCACCGTCCTGCGCCTGACCGCGGCCGACTCCCCGGTGGAGCACTCCGTGGTGGCGGCCGGCATCCCCTGGTTCGCCACGCTGTTTGGCCGGGACAGCCTGATCATCAGCCTGCAGACCCTGCCGGTCACCCGCCAGTTCGCGCCGGCGGTGCTGCGGCAGCTCGGGGCGCTCCAGGCCACCACGGTGGACGACTGGCGCGACGCCCAGCCCGGCAAGATCCTGCACGAGGTGCGCCACGGGGAGCTGGCCCACTTCCACGAGATCCCCCACACCCCCTACTACGGCACGGCCGACGCCACGCCGCTGTACCTGATCACTCTGCACGAGACCTACCGCTGGCTCGGCGACCTCGACCTGGTCCGGGAGCTGCTGCCGGTGGCGGAGCGGGCGCTGGCCTGGGTGGACCGCTACGGCGACCTGGACGGCGACGGGTTCCAGGAGTACAAACGGCGCTCCCCGCGCGGCATCCGCCACCAGGGGTGGAAGGACTCCGGGCAGGGGGTGGTCCACGCCGACGGGAGCAACGTCGAGCCGCCGGTGGCGCTCGTGGAGCTGCAGGGCTACGTCTACGACGCCAAGCGGCGGATGGCGGAGCTGTACGAGGCCCTGGAGCGCCCGGACGACGCCGAGCGGCTGCGGCAGGAGGCGGCGGCGCTGCGCGAGCGCTTCGCCAAGTTCTACTGGTGGCCGGAGGAGGAGACCTTCTACTTCGCCCTGGACGGGGAGAAGCGCCCCGTGCGCAGCGTGGTGAGCAACGCCGGGCACGCGCTCTGGTCGGCCATCGCCCGCCCCGACCACGCCCGCGGGGTGGTGCGGCGGCTGATGGCCCCGGACATGTTCAGCGGTTGGGGACTCCGCACCCTCAGCGCCCTCCACCCCGCCTTCAACCCCTTCGCCTACCAGGTGGGGGCCATCTGGCCGCACGACAACAGCCTGATCGCCCTGGGGTTCAAGCGGTATGGGTTCGTCGCTGAGGCGCTGCAGGTGGCGCAGGGGATCTTCGACGCCGCTGCGTTCTTCCAGTCGCACCAGCTGCCCGAGCTGTTCGCCGGGCTGCCGCGCGGCCCGCGCTCCTTCCCCGTGCAGTACCTGGAGGCGAACATCCCGCAGGGGTGGGCGGCGGGGTCGGTCTTCCTGCTGCTGCGGATGATCCTGGGGCTGCGCGCCGACGCCCCGCGCCAGCGCCTCCTCCTCCACCCCACCCTGCCCCCCTGGCTGCCGCGCCTGCGCCTGACCCGCCTGCGCCTGGGGCGGGCGCGCTTCGACCTGGAGGCCTGGCGGGACGGGGAGGCGACGCGCTGGGCCCTGGAGGTCCACGAAGGCACCGTGGAGGCGGTGGAGGTGCCCTGGTCGCCAGAGGAAGTTTGA
- a CDS encoding phenylacetate--CoA ligase family protein, whose product MEERYDAWEALSPEAWARWAAARVEETVRRAWEATPAGRAAVEAAGGLAGRRWPEDLARLPLLRKEALPTLQADRPPFGGWTAVPLAALRRVFVSPGPIYDPQPHGPDAWGFARALHAAGFRRGDVVLNTFAYHLTPAGHMVDEGLEALGCVVVPGGGGQSELQAQVAARLGARGYVGTPSFLATLLAQRHRPPFRVALVSGEVLADGLRRELGGQGVRVSQAYATADVGLIAYECEAARGLHLSPRVYVEVVDPHTGTPLPAGSAGEVVVTFLSETYPLLRLATGDLSVLEPAPCPCGRGSPRLRGVLGRVGEAVKVRGMFVHPNDVRRALERLPEVARLQLRVTREGHQDRLTARVEPAGTPVDPGRVAAVLREAVRLRVEVEVLPPRSLPADAPLVADERRWE is encoded by the coding sequence GTGGAGGAGCGGTACGACGCCTGGGAGGCGCTCTCCCCCGAGGCCTGGGCCCGCTGGGCGGCGGCGCGCGTGGAGGAGACGGTGCGGCGCGCCTGGGAGGCCACGCCGGCCGGGCGGGCGGCGGTGGAGGCTGCGGGGGGGCTGGCGGGACGCCGCTGGCCGGAGGACCTGGCCCGCCTCCCGCTGCTGCGCAAGGAGGCGCTGCCCACCCTGCAGGCCGACCGCCCGCCCTTCGGCGGCTGGACGGCGGTGCCGCTGGCGGCGTTGCGCCGCGTCTTCGTCTCCCCCGGGCCCATCTACGATCCCCAGCCCCACGGACCGGATGCCTGGGGGTTCGCCCGGGCGCTGCACGCCGCCGGGTTCCGCCGCGGGGACGTGGTCCTCAACACCTTCGCCTACCACCTGACGCCCGCCGGCCACATGGTCGACGAGGGGCTGGAGGCGCTCGGGTGCGTGGTCGTCCCCGGAGGGGGCGGCCAGAGCGAGCTGCAGGCGCAGGTGGCCGCCCGGCTGGGGGCGCGGGGCTATGTCGGCACACCCTCTTTCCTGGCGACACTGCTGGCGCAGCGCCACCGTCCGCCCTTCCGCGTGGCCCTGGTCTCGGGCGAGGTGCTGGCAGACGGGCTGCGGCGGGAGCTCGGCGGGCAGGGGGTGCGGGTGAGCCAGGCCTACGCCACCGCCGACGTGGGCCTGATCGCCTACGAGTGCGAAGCCGCCCGGGGCCTGCACCTCTCCCCGCGGGTCTACGTCGAAGTCGTCGACCCGCACACGGGGACGCCGCTGCCGGCCGGCAGCGCCGGCGAGGTGGTCGTGACCTTCCTCAGCGAGACCTACCCGTTGCTGCGGTTGGCCACGGGCGACCTCTCCGTCCTGGAGCCCGCACCGTGTCCTTGCGGGCGGGGCAGCCCGCGGCTGCGGGGCGTGCTGGGACGGGTGGGTGAGGCGGTGAAGGTGCGCGGTATGTTCGTCCACCCCAACGACGTGCGGCGGGCGCTCGAGCGCCTGCCCGAGGTGGCCCGCCTGCAGCTGCGCGTCACGCGGGAAGGGCACCAGGACCGGCTCACCGCGCGCGTGGAACCCGCGGGGACGCCGGTGGACCCCGGGCGGGTCGCCGCTGTGCTGCGCGAGGCGGTCCGCCTGCGCGTCGAGGTGGAGGTGCTGCCCCCGCGCTCGCTGCCGGCGGACGCCCCGCTGGTGGCGGACGAGCGTCGCTGGGAGTAG
- a CDS encoding branched-chain amino acid ABC transporter permease: MTWHFIAEGTLIGLAVGAIYALIALGFALLYKSTKILNLAHGELVLFGGYLAIALSTALPGPPVLAFVLAVLATLAAAALLGFAVERAVMRPLFGQPLLSVIIVTLALGYVVRGVMVGLWGGDTRLFPPVVPTGVFRLPLPRLEALAVPQVGVWAALVAAVLLVVFSLFFRYSLWGIAMRAAANEQLTASALGVSLKRVFAVAWAFAAAAASVGGILLGLWLGVNFALGFVGLKALAAVILGGLDSIAGAILGGVIIGVTENLLGAYIDARVRLFGVPLHGFKEITPFLIILLVLLVRPYGLFGTEHVERL, translated from the coding sequence ATGACCTGGCACTTCATCGCCGAAGGCACCCTCATCGGGCTGGCCGTCGGGGCCATCTACGCCCTCATCGCGCTGGGCTTCGCTCTCCTGTACAAGTCCACGAAGATCCTCAACCTGGCTCACGGGGAGCTCGTCCTCTTCGGCGGCTACCTGGCCATCGCGCTGAGCACGGCCCTGCCCGGCCCGCCCGTCCTGGCCTTCGTCCTGGCCGTGCTGGCCACGCTGGCCGCCGCGGCGCTGCTCGGCTTCGCCGTGGAGCGGGCGGTGATGCGCCCGCTGTTCGGGCAGCCGCTCCTCTCGGTCATCATCGTCACCCTGGCCCTGGGCTACGTCGTGCGCGGCGTCATGGTGGGGCTGTGGGGCGGGGACACCCGCCTCTTCCCACCCGTGGTGCCCACCGGCGTCTTCCGCCTCCCCCTGCCGCGCCTCGAGGCGCTGGCCGTCCCCCAGGTGGGCGTGTGGGCGGCGCTGGTGGCCGCGGTGCTGCTCGTGGTCTTCTCGCTCTTCTTCCGCTACTCCCTGTGGGGGATCGCCATGCGGGCGGCGGCCAACGAGCAGCTCACCGCCTCCGCCCTGGGCGTGAGCCTGAAGCGGGTCTTCGCCGTGGCCTGGGCCTTCGCCGCCGCCGCGGCCTCCGTGGGCGGCATCCTGCTGGGCCTGTGGCTGGGGGTGAACTTCGCGCTCGGCTTCGTCGGGCTCAAGGCCCTGGCCGCGGTCATCCTGGGCGGGCTGGACAGCATCGCCGGCGCCATCCTGGGCGGGGTCATCATCGGCGTGACCGAGAACCTGCTCGGCGCCTACATCGACGCCCGCGTCCGGCTCTTCGGCGTGCCGCTGCACGGCTTCAAGGAGATCACGCCTTTCCTGATCATCCTGCTGGTGCTGCTGGTCCGCCCCTACGGCCTGTTTGGCACCGAGCACGTGGAGCGGCTCTGA
- a CDS encoding glycosyltransferase family 4 protein translates to MRIAQIAPLYESVPPRMYGGTERVVYGLTEELVRRGHEVVLFASGDSQTSATLVPCADRGLRLDGTVRDYHAYTMIQLGMVYERAEAFDLIHNHVDYFAFPFTRLTRVPTVTTLHGRLDLPEVERVHAHFPDLPMVSISYAQRVHLPRARWVANVYNGITPEHFTLRREPGTYLAFLGRVSLEKRLDRAIEIARAVDMPLKVAAKIDPADREYYEYAIKPLLRHPLVEFIGEIDEVQKDDFLGNAYAYLFPIDWPEPFGITMIEAMATGTPVIAMACGSVPEVVAHGVTGFVCRSIDEMVAAVRRVPELSREACRRHVEEHFTVRHMADGYEAVYRALVETPVEPRLIA, encoded by the coding sequence ATGCGCATCGCCCAGATCGCCCCGTTGTACGAGAGCGTCCCGCCGAGGATGTACGGCGGAACGGAGCGCGTCGTCTACGGCCTGACCGAGGAGCTGGTCCGTCGCGGGCACGAGGTCGTCCTCTTCGCCTCGGGGGACAGCCAGACCTCGGCCACCCTCGTCCCCTGCGCCGATCGCGGACTGCGCCTGGACGGCACGGTGCGAGACTACCACGCCTACACCATGATCCAGCTCGGCATGGTCTACGAGCGGGCGGAGGCGTTCGACCTCATCCACAACCACGTGGACTACTTCGCCTTCCCCTTCACCCGGCTCACCCGCGTCCCCACGGTGACGACGCTCCACGGCCGGCTGGACCTGCCGGAGGTGGAGCGCGTGCACGCCCACTTCCCCGACCTTCCCATGGTCTCCATCAGCTACGCCCAGCGCGTGCACCTGCCGCGGGCGCGCTGGGTGGCCAACGTCTACAACGGCATCACCCCGGAGCACTTCACCCTGCGCCGGGAGCCGGGGACCTACCTGGCCTTCCTGGGGCGGGTGAGCCTGGAGAAGCGGCTGGACCGGGCCATCGAGATCGCCCGCGCCGTGGACATGCCGCTCAAGGTAGCGGCCAAGATCGACCCGGCCGACCGGGAGTACTACGAGTACGCCATCAAGCCCCTGCTCCGCCACCCGCTGGTGGAGTTCATCGGGGAAATCGACGAGGTGCAGAAGGACGACTTCCTCGGCAACGCCTACGCCTACCTCTTCCCCATCGACTGGCCCGAGCCGTTCGGCATCACCATGATCGAGGCGATGGCCACGGGTACCCCGGTCATCGCCATGGCCTGCGGCTCGGTGCCCGAGGTGGTGGCGCACGGGGTGACCGGCTTCGTCTGCCGGAGCATCGACGAGATGGTCGCCGCGGTGCGGCGCGTCCCGGAGCTCTCCCGGGAGGCCTGCCGCCGCCACGTGGAGGAGCATTTCACCGTCCGCCACATGGCCGACGGGTACGAGGCCGTCTACCGCGCGCTGGTGGAGACCCCTGTGGAGCCGCGGCTGATCGCCTGA
- a CDS encoding PIN domain-containing protein, with translation MADLLDVSVWLPLTAPDHVHHARARRYWEVEAADQVAFCRSTALALLRLLTNARLLGDAALDGATAWQALTTLLALPRVTFLPEPAQVDVWLAEWSGSLDVRGGQWTDAYLAAFAAAGGHRLVAFDADFHRYPGLAFLHLTP, from the coding sequence ATGGCCGATTTGCTGGACGTTAGCGTCTGGCTCCCGCTGACGGCCCCCGACCATGTCCACCACGCCCGGGCCAGGCGCTATTGGGAGGTGGAGGCGGCCGATCAGGTTGCCTTCTGCCGCTCGACCGCCCTCGCGCTGCTCCGACTGCTCACGAACGCTCGACTCCTGGGAGACGCAGCCCTGGACGGTGCGACGGCCTGGCAGGCGCTGACCACACTGCTGGCCCTCCCCCGGGTGACCTTCCTCCCGGAGCCCGCCCAGGTGGACGTCTGGCTGGCCGAGTGGAGCGGATCCCTGGATGTGCGCGGAGGGCAGTGGACGGACGCCTACCTGGCGGCCTTCGCCGCCGCGGGGGGCCATCGCCTGGTGGCCTTTGACGCCGACTTCCACCGCTACCCGGGGCTGGCCTTCCTCCACCTGACGCCCTGA
- a CDS encoding branched-chain amino acid ABC transporter permease, producing the protein MAVRPAGTFKTTYAADMALLDTRFDQVGFALLLLALLLAPWWLGRYLFLLNAIGIFAIGAVGLSLLTGFGGQISLGHAAFMAVGAYTSWLLTQHGIPFLLALPLAGGTAFAFGAVVGLPSLRIKGLYLAIATLAFQFVLDYVIVHAWGAGGGNVVIGPSLFGYAVRTERQFYYLLLPLWLGAGIFAANLVRGRVGLALMAIRDRDYAAQVLGVPLLYYKTLAFALAAFYAGVAGSLFAHYNRVITNEHFTIGQSIDYIAMVVLGGLGSVWGPHLGAALVISLTQVLKILTPALVNLLPAFGRVATPLREVVFGALLIGLLIWEPGGLAMLCRKLKRYLDLWPFPY; encoded by the coding sequence ATGGCGGTCCGGCCGGCCGGCACCTTCAAGACCACCTATGCGGCCGACATGGCCCTGCTGGACACGCGCTTCGACCAGGTGGGCTTCGCCCTGCTCCTCCTGGCGCTGCTGCTGGCGCCCTGGTGGCTGGGGCGCTACCTCTTCCTGTTGAACGCCATCGGCATCTTCGCCATCGGGGCGGTGGGGCTGTCGCTGCTCACGGGCTTCGGCGGGCAGATCTCGCTGGGGCACGCCGCCTTCATGGCGGTGGGGGCCTACACCTCCTGGCTGCTCACCCAGCACGGGATCCCCTTCCTCCTGGCCCTGCCCCTGGCCGGGGGAACCGCCTTCGCCTTCGGGGCGGTGGTGGGGCTGCCCTCGCTGCGCATCAAGGGGCTCTACCTGGCCATCGCCACGCTGGCCTTCCAGTTCGTCCTTGACTACGTCATCGTGCACGCCTGGGGAGCCGGCGGGGGCAACGTCGTCATCGGCCCGAGCCTCTTCGGCTACGCGGTCCGCACCGAGCGCCAGTTCTACTACCTGCTCCTGCCGCTGTGGCTGGGGGCGGGGATCTTCGCCGCCAACCTGGTGCGCGGCCGCGTGGGGCTGGCCCTCATGGCCATCCGCGACCGCGACTACGCCGCCCAGGTCCTGGGGGTGCCGCTACTCTACTATAAGACGCTGGCGTTTGCGCTGGCCGCCTTCTACGCCGGCGTGGCCGGCAGCCTCTTCGCCCACTACAACCGGGTCATCACCAACGAGCACTTCACCATCGGCCAGTCCATCGACTACATCGCCATGGTCGTCCTGGGGGGCCTGGGGAGCGTCTGGGGGCCGCACCTGGGGGCGGCGCTGGTCATCTCCCTCACCCAGGTCCTGAAGATCCTCACCCCGGCGCTGGTGAACCTCCTCCCGGCCTTCGGGCGTGTGGCCACGCCGCTGCGCGAGGTGGTCTTCGGGGCGCTCCTCATCGGGCTGCTCATCTGGGAGCCGGGAGGCCTGGCCATGCTCTGCCGCAAGCTCAAGCGCTACCTCGACCTCTGGCCCTTCCCGTATTAA
- a CDS encoding AMP-binding protein: MSQAVLERVAPAAAPAALVPDTFPRRLVHNAARFGDRVAFREKAFGVWREITWREYLEHACACALGLRALGLRRGDVVALVGDNRPELYYLAMGAQALGAISCGMYQDSLAEQLAELVDFAEARVVFCEDQEQTDKVLAMEARLPRVERIIVEDWRGMWRYRHPKLLAFTELERLGREAARADPAAFDALVAEGRADDVAIFCLTSGTTTLPKLAMLSHRNLLSQGENFLAVEPHISPSDEFVSYLPFAWIGEQMISFTLHQLVGFTVNFPEEPHTSQRDFREIAPHFTFAPARIYEGLHSMVTVRMLDAGWLRRTLYAWGMGVGSRIVDLEAAGRPVPWWLRLLRVAAYWLVHRPVLDKLGMTRMRVAWNGGASLGPDYFRFFRALGLNLKQIYGQTEIAGISCVHRDGQVRFWTMGAPIAHTEVRLSEEGEILSRSPSVFLGYFKNPEDTRRALRDGWLHSGDYGTLDPSGDIILFDRMGDVIVTADGTRVAPRVIEDMLKFTPYIQQAMVVGDGRPYLAAILNIDLGNVGKWAEDRGLAYTSYADLSQRPEVLDLLEGLVRETNARLQPEWRLAAFVSLYKEFHPDDDELTRTRKLRRRHILARYRDLVEAIYAGADHFQTVVTVRYEDGRVAELRPVMAIRRVELSPVAAPPAASSGAPPAGAPPSSP; the protein is encoded by the coding sequence ATGAGTCAGGCCGTCCTGGAGCGGGTGGCCCCGGCGGCGGCGCCGGCGGCGCTGGTTCCAGACACCTTCCCGCGCCGCCTGGTCCACAACGCCGCCCGTTTCGGCGACCGCGTCGCCTTCCGGGAGAAGGCCTTCGGCGTCTGGCGGGAGATCACGTGGCGGGAGTACCTGGAGCACGCCTGCGCCTGCGCCCTGGGGCTGCGGGCGCTGGGCCTGCGGCGGGGCGACGTCGTGGCCCTGGTCGGCGACAACCGCCCGGAGCTGTACTACCTGGCTATGGGGGCGCAGGCCCTGGGGGCCATCTCCTGCGGGATGTACCAGGACAGCCTGGCCGAGCAGCTGGCCGAGCTGGTCGACTTCGCCGAGGCCCGCGTGGTCTTCTGCGAGGACCAGGAGCAGACCGACAAGGTCCTGGCCATGGAGGCGCGCCTGCCGCGCGTCGAGCGCATCATCGTGGAGGACTGGCGGGGCATGTGGCGCTACCGCCACCCCAAGCTGCTGGCCTTCACCGAGCTGGAACGGCTCGGCCGCGAGGCGGCCCGGGCAGACCCCGCCGCCTTCGACGCCCTGGTGGCCGAGGGCCGGGCGGACGACGTGGCCATCTTCTGCCTGACCTCGGGCACGACCACGCTGCCCAAGCTGGCCATGCTCTCCCACCGCAACCTGCTCAGCCAGGGGGAGAACTTCCTGGCAGTGGAGCCGCACATCTCCCCCAGCGACGAGTTCGTCAGCTACCTGCCGTTCGCCTGGATCGGGGAGCAGATGATCTCCTTCACGCTGCACCAGCTGGTGGGCTTCACGGTGAACTTCCCCGAGGAACCCCACACCAGCCAGCGGGACTTCCGGGAGATCGCCCCGCACTTCACCTTCGCCCCGGCCCGCATCTACGAGGGGCTGCACTCGATGGTGACGGTGCGCATGCTCGACGCCGGGTGGCTGCGCCGCACCCTCTACGCCTGGGGGATGGGGGTGGGCAGCCGCATCGTCGACCTGGAGGCCGCCGGCCGCCCCGTGCCGTGGTGGCTGCGTCTGCTGCGCGTGGCCGCCTACTGGCTGGTGCACCGCCCGGTGCTGGACAAGCTGGGGATGACGCGCATGCGCGTGGCCTGGAACGGCGGGGCCTCGCTGGGCCCGGACTACTTCCGCTTCTTCCGGGCGCTCGGGCTCAACCTGAAGCAGATCTACGGGCAGACGGAGATCGCCGGGATCTCCTGCGTCCACCGCGACGGGCAGGTGCGCTTCTGGACCATGGGGGCGCCCATCGCCCACACGGAAGTGCGCCTCTCCGAGGAGGGGGAGATCCTCAGCCGCAGCCCCTCGGTCTTCCTGGGCTACTTCAAGAACCCCGAGGACACCCGCCGCGCCCTGCGCGACGGGTGGCTCCACTCCGGGGACTACGGGACCCTCGACCCCAGCGGCGACATCATCCTCTTCGACCGCATGGGCGACGTCATCGTCACCGCGGACGGCACCCGCGTGGCCCCGCGGGTCATCGAGGACATGCTGAAGTTCACCCCCTACATCCAGCAGGCCATGGTCGTGGGAGACGGCCGCCCCTACCTGGCCGCCATCCTGAACATCGACCTGGGGAACGTGGGCAAGTGGGCGGAGGACCGCGGGCTGGCCTACACCTCCTACGCCGACCTCTCCCAGCGCCCCGAGGTCCTGGACCTCCTGGAGGGGCTGGTGCGGGAGACCAACGCCCGACTGCAGCCGGAGTGGCGCCTGGCCGCCTTCGTCTCCCTCTACAAGGAGTTCCACCCCGACGACGACGAGCTCACCCGCACGCGCAAGCTGCGCCGCCGCCACATCCTGGCACGCTACCGCGACCTGGTCGAGGCCATCTACGCTGGGGCGGACCATTTCCAGACGGTGGTGACGGTGCGCTACGAGGACGGCCGCGTGGCCGAGCTGCGCCCGGTCATGGCGATCCGTCGGGTGGAGTTGTCGCCGGTGGCTGCGCCACCGGCGGCTTCGTCAGGCGCGCCACCGGCCGGCGCCCCGCCCTCCTCCCCATGA
- a CDS encoding ABC transporter ATP-binding protein — MTAAPLVEPVLAVERLSLRFAGVAAIDDLSFVLHTGELLGIIGPNGAGKTSVLNCINGFYRPETGRILLAAPPAAPGAAPGPLEEITHLAPHLRARRGIARTFQNIALYPGMSVLANILSGRLAHMRASLLAGGLHWGPGERELLAHRARVEEIIDFLELEEHRDHRVADLPYGIQKKVELGRALAMEPRVLLLDEPMAGMSADEKADMARYILELREVGGLPMILIEHDMGVVMDLCDRLIAMDYGRKIAEGLPADVQHHPEVLRAYLGEAVVG, encoded by the coding sequence GTGACCGCGGCACCGCTCGTCGAGCCGGTGCTGGCTGTAGAGCGCCTCAGCCTGCGCTTCGCCGGGGTGGCCGCCATCGACGACCTCTCCTTCGTCCTGCACACGGGGGAGCTCTTGGGGATCATCGGCCCGAACGGCGCCGGCAAGACCAGCGTGCTCAACTGCATCAACGGCTTCTACCGGCCCGAGACCGGGCGCATCCTCCTGGCCGCCCCGCCGGCCGCCCCCGGCGCGGCCCCGGGGCCGCTCGAGGAGATCACCCACCTGGCGCCCCACCTGCGGGCGCGGCGGGGGATCGCCCGCACCTTCCAGAACATCGCCCTCTACCCCGGGATGAGCGTGCTGGCCAACATCCTCTCCGGCCGCCTGGCCCACATGCGCGCCTCGCTGCTGGCCGGCGGCCTCCACTGGGGGCCGGGGGAGCGCGAGCTGCTGGCGCACCGGGCGCGGGTGGAGGAGATCATCGACTTCCTCGAGCTCGAAGAGCACCGCGACCACCGCGTCGCCGACCTGCCCTACGGCATCCAGAAGAAGGTGGAGCTGGGACGGGCGCTGGCCATGGAGCCGCGCGTCCTGCTGCTCGACGAGCCCATGGCCGGGATGAGCGCCGACGAGAAGGCGGACATGGCCCGCTACATCCTGGAGCTGCGGGAGGTGGGCGGCCTGCCCATGATCCTCATCGAGCACGACATGGGGGTGGTCATGGACCTCTGCGACCGCCTCATCGCCATGGACTACGGGCGCAAGATCGCCGAAGGGCTCCCCGCCGACGTGCAGCACCACCCCGAGGTCCTGCGCGCCTACCTCGGCGAAGCGGTGGTCGGATGA